A region of the Hyperolius riggenbachi isolate aHypRig1 chromosome 9, aHypRig1.pri, whole genome shotgun sequence genome:
catttcattgggataagtaatgataaaattatagacgaatgaatggaaggagcgctgaaaggtgaaaattgctctggtggtcaggggataaaacccctcagttgggaagtggttaaaatagcctATGCCATGCAGCACTGTGCTTTAGCAGCTGCTACTCTCTGGTTGATGTTCAACAAATTTACTCCTAAACAGTggtgcttgcaaattttcacatcaaaaatgctctttcatttttgagaaaatatttgcgaaaatagcttgtatttttgtgtgtttacgccccccccaaaaaaacaacctTATATTTTACATGAAAAGTGCAAAcacaaagaaaacattttttttacagtgaacatttttacagcgaaatgtgaaaaatcacaattttcacAGTGTAAATTagcaaaaagtgcaaaaaaagtgaaaaataaaactTAATTTCGATTGCATTTTCATTtgaaaatcaaatttaacattattttcatggAAATGAATGCAAAACAGAATATTGGCATTTCGACTCATCACTGCTCCCAAACTGCATATGTCACGTTTTCTATGAAAGAGTTTCTATCTTACCTCAAATATAATGCTTAggattatttttttcagttttctgatGGGTTTACATAGAagaataaatacttaataattaattttgttctatttttcataacagaaaaaaagttttatgtAAGTTCCACGTTAACTAGCTGCAGACCGCTGCCTGCAGATTGGGGGCAGGTCCGCAGCGCTCGAGTTCCTCcatgatatacagtggcttgcaaaagtatttggcccccttgaagttttccacattttgtaacattactgccacaaacatgaatcaatttcattggaattccacatgaaagaccaacacaaagtggtgtacaggtgagaagtggaacgaaaatcatacatgattccaaacattttttttacaaataaataactgcaaagtggggtgtgcataattattcagccccctgagtcaatactttgtagaactccctgttgctgcaattacagctgccagtcttttagggaatgtctctaccagctttgcacatctaaatactgaaatccttgcccattcttctttgcaaaacagctccagctcagtcagattagatggatagcgtttgtgaacagcagttttcagatcttgccacagattctcgattggatttagatctggactttggctgggtcattctaacacatggatatgttttattttaaaccattccattgttgccctggctttatgtttagggtcgttgtcctgctggaaggtgaacctccaccccagtctcaagtcttttgcagactccaagaggttttcttccaagattgccctgtatttggctccatccatcttcccatcaactctgaccagcttccctctccctgctgaagagaagcacccccagagcatgatgctgccaccaccatatttgacagtggggatggtgtgttcagagtgatgtgcagtgttggttttccgacacacatagcgttttgcattttggccaaaaagttccattttggtctcatctgaccttcttccacatgtttgctgtgtcccccgcaAACggtacttcttatgcttttctgttaacaatggctttcttcttgccactcctccataaaggccaactttgtgcagtgcatgactaatagttgtccaatggacagattcccccacctgagctgtagatctctgcagctcgtccaaagtcaccttgggcctcttgattgcatttctgatcagcgctctccttgtttggcctgtgagtttaggtggacggccttgtcttggtaggtttagggggggtggggggggggaataaaaataaatatttttgtttgcaAAATGTCAgtcttttttgattaatataataaaaacaaaaaatagcaccagcaatcaaataccaccaaaacaaTTCTCTATTTGTGAGGAGAAATAGAGGCAAAAATCCTTTGGGTGCTATGTTACCGAGCAATAAAACGTTGTGAAGGGCTGAATTGGAAAAAATGTCACTAGGGGTATAAACTTTTGGTTAAAgtgttgtatattattgtgaacttATTGTTCACAGCCTATTTGATTGTACTGACatctcttatggtgcccatacacttttttttagattagataattttgtttgattattccattagatcgaatatatttttccaacatgtccgatcagattgttataaaaaaaaacgggataatcgtttgtttttcttgatcgaaaaaaaagataatttgttACTTTcatttcgattcgatcatttaggttgaataaatgggacaatttactgtttttattgtaccatatatgggcaCCATTCGTCATACATGACAGGTGatgtcttgttttttgtttttttttcttgtgtgtttGTTGAACATGATAATTGCTAGAGGAAAAGTGCAAGTAACAACACACATTTGTTCAAATATTTTGGTGTACTTATCAGTAATGaatgaaaatgccaatattctttttgcaataattttcacaaaaataatgttaaattggacttttgagtgaaaatgccatcaaaaatcattttagttataaatttgtaattttttatgtttttcatgcattttttgcaCTAAAGTAAatgatttttgcaaaaatgtacccaaaattggcattttcaatgcgaaaatttgcTCGCAACACTGgtactcatacctcccaactttttgagataagaaagagggacaccttaaagagaacctgtactgagtaaaaatatttaaaataaacacatgaggtaactttaaatgaacattacatagttaccttgccatcagttcctctcagaagctcaccattttcttctgacaattatcccttccagttctgacaatattttgtcagatctgaaatatatcagttgctgtcagtaaaatatcagttgctgtcagttatagctgagaggaaaactgatgtaccaggtaatgtccatgtttctctatggctcaagggggcgatgttacagttcaacagtgtactgaccagaaagctgttatgggtaatggtaattttcaaaatggaggatggaaaattcccttgatcacagtgaacaaacaggacgcgggacaggagaaagacactgaggagtagactacatggaaggtaagtatgacttgtgtatgcttattttgacttttaattttcagttcaggttttctttaagccacgcccctgccaccccTCTAATCACGCCCTGCCACGTCCCtcatcatgcatatcacaaaaaaaaattcagaatcagaatatgTAGTTTTAACAcacaaaccacactgatcctttctatcatcattagtttttcttcattttaacatttgaaaataagaaatatatcaatttaattgagGGAAACTAAGTTTATAGTCAATTAAACTCTTTAATCAGTAAAGAAATACATAtacttacatagatctgtacatcagtcctgaaagagggacaaatgagggagaaagagggtcaGGGGGCCTGGGTTCCCAAAAAGGgaatgtccctccaaaagagggacagttgggagttatgctGGTAGTTTTATTTAACAATAGTTTTTGTAAGGGGATAATCGCCAAGATTGTATTGCATGTACCATAGCACCAATGATTTGCACTCTATTTTGAGTTGTCCTCTTAGCAACCAGCCTTGACCCATCCATGACAAAAGGCATATGTGTCTAAATCTTGGAGGGCTGTTACGCAAGCAGCTAAGAGTCCATCTGGTCAGCGTAACCCACAAGGGTGGGATTGGCTTGCTCTCTGTGGTGTGAGTTGCACTTTCCCTGTGAATCCAGTGGTGTTTGATTTACTACAGAGTCAGCCACTATGTGCACCTGTCTGGATTGCTTTTAAGGATGACTATACAGTCTCGCTGAGGATTGACCTATAGAAAACGAAGTGGAGCTTGCAATACAATTTTGGAAACTGTTTGAGTCAAGAGCGCTGCTTGCTCCtatgaccttaaagagactctgtaacatcaaaacatcccctgggggtactcacctcgggtgagtaaagcctcaggatcctaatgaggcttcccacgccgtcctccgtccctcggggttctcgctgcagccctccgtacagcggtgacgtcaatatttacctttccgactcctgcgcaggcgctcttgcagctgtcggctccgaagtaggcggaaatacccgatcgccgtcgggtctgctctactgcgcaggcgcaagtctcctgggcgccggcgcagtagagcggaaccgactgagatcgggtatttccgtctacttcggagccgagagcagccacagcgcccccgctggagcctgcaaaggtaaatattgatcaacagtcgggtctgtcgggggctgttcggagggctgcagcgagtcccccgtgggacagaggacggcgtgggaagcctcattaggatccagaggtttcccccaggtgagtacccgccaggggatctttttgatgttacagtgtctctttaaaatttccaattttagtccaatcacagcaCTCACAATTCCGAAATACTAGGTAgtactggaccaatcagataatgtGGTAGTTCACTGTGGAAATTGGAATACAAAGGaaatttagaccaatcacaagacttgaatACTACCGACTTttactgagtcttgtgattggtctaaaatctcCGCACTATTTTGATTTTTACACTAAAATTCTGAAACctgtgattggtgcaatgcttctGAGCtccgtgattgggctaaaatttccaCGTTtctgtaatgcagtatttccgcgGGATACCAATTTCTGAGAACGATTTTAAATGACGGTACTACTGCGGTAGCCCATTTCCTATGAGGAACTCGGAAATTGGTATTCTGTGGAAATATTCCAACTATCCCCACCCATGTGACTTCTCTATCACCATAGGGACTCACCTTCTATATTTATCCTTACATTACAATTTATGTACCATTATTTATCattacatcactattttgtgtaccactGTTTATCACAGTAATGCCCCTGTATAACATTGCcttcttaaatcagaaggaatttgcaataattcaggttggagtgagcatattatATCTCCcaagatgcatcactgctgaatatacaaattatcccttgttgtccctgtaaggtagccacacctccagaactgctgaaatgcaatgatgtgtcagcttgttaattgtacagagccacaataatccaacatgcatacagactgtttcagattgttgattctcatcagtgcatagaatggattaatgtggctctatggagtaggacttgaaacacccagagttacagattacccagcaagctcatggtgaaccagaactcattggagtgtgtaaggggctacaaaggaccaaaaagccctcttactaaaatgttaagcaaaacaaaagttttccttcttaaattcaggttggagtgatcaCATGATGTCTCCCAGGATGCATAAATATGAAtgctgaatatacaaattatcccttgttgttgtaacgattgtgggattctctccgtgatcagcgcacaagacgtgcgccgacactgcggaaatcctccacaagcgtagaatttgcgggaacccagcaaaaggtgcaatgtacctgtagagggaaattcctgtcgacagatggagctgtggagtgcagaggaacagctcctctgccctgccacacacgacagacaggaattgcacgaagggacggaatgcagggcaagatagccctgaaggagagagagcaaagcgacagattgtatgtgtgtgcaccaaactagtcgccaacccgcgacggtgcatacacaacagcagataggaagcaggaacgcaatcgcgggagaggcgattgccagaggtgacacaaggctacagcaaggcagagcacgagagtagcaaaggcacagcaaataatacaatgagaagatacggaaaataataaacgctagctaaacgcgaacaccgcactcattcgcaacagtgcacgcgtttatgcgtggtccccgcgtgttaagcacaacagagacaagcacgcctaactaaccacggacagacaaacatgaaacataggacgcgagcgcttgcttaacggttacctcaccgagcctccagcaagcgttcgtagcagacaagacagatacacgaaagcaggaataaacgagagataggatccacagcactagcgcaaggcgagtgcgatccaggcagacaaaacagaaggatccacagcgctagcgcaagatgctagtgcgttccaagtacagagtagcagaacagaaggatccacagcacaagtgcaagaggctggtgcgatccagggaaacagatcagaaggggctaccagtaacaaccgctgtttccggttagcacccagacacacagaacgatttcctgtcgaccaccgctgggacaggacaatcgcaacagacaaacaaaacagataagcaatcctaactgcactagggaaacctgcctagtgcagtcccaggaattactctaggctaatcttcaaacaaagagcaaggctgacacactccaggcgagtgttccacaggactaactcttatgaccagcaacttactgtgggaaacatagctctttatagagcaagcccacaagggatgtggctaggcaatctgcatgacaaacatatgcaaattcctcagcagcaagctgcacaactgacaaaaggtctctcttccagagacctgcagaatgcagacctgaacagtggtcaaaaggctgcctgcctgcgcaggcagccacgctgATCCTCacagttgtccctgtaagctaaccacacctccaggacCGCTAgagtgcaatgatgtgtcagcttgttaattgttatAATGCCTCCCTTAtcttttgtacagcactgcataatatattagcactttataaataaagttaaaTAATATAATATGTGAGTTAGGTTAATAaggtttagtgaatatacccccaTGTAACAtgttgcttcaggttcacttttatgATTTATAGTTTTTAAGTTCCTTCCATATTGTTGATTTTTTTATTGCTGAATGTACGTCTTGATTCCTCAGTGTATATACAAAAGGATTTAAGAGTGGAATGAGAATGGTGTATATAAGAGCAAGAAATGTATCATTCTGGCCACCAGAGGGTCTCATGTACACAATAAGAGCTGCACCATAGAACAGACTAGACACTATAAGATGAGAAGAACAGGTGGAAAAGGCTTTTTGCTTGCTATCCGCACCTTTAACTTTTGAGATGATGACCAAAATGTGAATATAGAACGTTATGATAATAAAAACTGGGAAAATTCCAGAAAGTGTAGTTGCTAGTATTGTGGCTAATTTGCTCATGAAAGGATCAGAACAAGCCAAGTTCTGAAGCGGAGCCAAGTCGCAGAAGAAATGGTTGATCTGATTCGGACCACAGAACTTCATCTGAGCCGTATAACCAGTTGTCATTGAAGAAAGTGCAAACCCACCAATCCACGGAGCCACAGCTAGCACTGTACACAGCTCCttcctcataattgctgaatagTGCAAAGGTTTGCTAATAGCCAAATGCCTATCAAAGGTCATAACCAATAATAAATAGCATTCTGTCATCCCTGAACCATTGAAAACAAACAGTTGTGTGAAACATCCCAGTACAGATATCTTCTTATTTTCTGAAATTAAATTATGTAAAAGATTAGGTGCTGTGACAGTCACAAACAGGATTTCAAGAACAGCAAATGTGCTGATGAAAAAATACATCGGAGTTTGAAGCAAGGGTTCAGTTTTCACTAAGATGATAATGGTAACATTTCCTGTAGTGCAAATCATGTAGGCTAGTAAAATAAACACAAACAATAATATCTGCCATTGTTTTAAATTTGAAAAGGCAACTAAAATAAATTCCTGCACTGTGGTCTGGTTGACGTCTCATTTTACACACGACTGAAATACCTgtgaaaggacaactatcaaagttaactaaaattctaaatgccacatactgtatatttcccGTAGTTACTagaaaatagcaatacaaaggcgttttcatcttttcattttttatgtttaaaaaacgatatttacagagaacagttttttttctttagaactcAGCCATTCCATACTGTTGTGAATGCGTCATTGCAACACCATATCAAGCTTTGTT
Encoded here:
- the LOC137533544 gene encoding olfactory receptor 10A7-like; this translates as MLPKGRSQAESGKDQRILLFVFILLAYMICTTGNVTIIILVKTEPLLQTPMYFFISTFAVLEILFVTVTAPNLLHNLISENKKISVLGCFTQLFVFNGSGMTECYLLLVMTFDRHLAISKPLHYSAIMRKELCTVLAVAPWIGGFALSSMTTGYTAQMKFCGPNQINHFFCDLAPLQNLACSDPFMSKLATILATTLSGIFPVFIIITFYIHILVIISKVKGADSKQKAFSTCSSHLIVSSLFYGAALIVYMRPSGGQNDTFLALIYTILIPLLNPFVYTLRNQDVHSAIKKSTIWKELKNYKS